The window GGGATTACCAGGTGATCCTGGCGCTGGTCGAGGCCGGCCTCGGCGTCGCGTTCGTGCCGGAGAGCGTGCTCGACCGGGTGGGGCAGGCGCGGATCGAGGTTCGTGACGCCGCCGACGCCCGGCCCGCGCGGGACATCTTCCTGGTGCACCACCGGCGGCCGGGGAAGCTGGTGGCCGAGATGGTCGAACGGCTCGGTCCACAATAGACAGACGTCCTTGATACCTCCCCAACGCGCAGTCTTCGCTGCCCGCCGGACCGTCCGCAGCGCACTGCCGCAGCACGCCCGCGGCCCGCACGCTGAAGGCCGTCATACCGGACACGGACAGGGGAGAACATGGTGGTGTGGTCAGGAAAGAGATGGGCACGCGGGCTCGGGATCGTCGTGAGCGGTCTCGCCGCGGCGCTCTGCGCGGTCGTCCCGGTGGCCGAGGCGGCGCCCGCGGCGTCGTCGGGGCAGTGGGTCGTCACCGACTACTCGGGCAACTTCGTCCGGGGCGGCGGGGTCACGTCGTACACGAAGCTGGGCACCGGCCGGTACGAGGTGACGTTCGACCGGAACGTCGCGGGCTGTTCGTACGTGGCGACGGTGGCGGATCCCGGGAACGGCCTGGTCTACAACCCGGGTCTGGTGTTCACGGCCGGTGGGCACAGCAGTGTCAACGGCGTGTACGTGGAGACGAAGAACCTGGGTGCGGGGCTGGCTGACTACCCGTTCCAGCTGCAGGTCCAGTGCGGTGGCCTGTGGGTGGCGACCAACTACTCGGGCAACTTCGTCCGGGGCGGTGGCGTCACGGGCATGACGCGGCTCGGGCCGGGGCGCTACGAAGCCACGTTCAACCAGGACGTGAGCGGGTGCACCTTCGCCGCGACCGTCGCGGATCCCGGCAACGGCCTGGTCTACAACCCGGGTCTGGTGTTCACGGCCGGTGGGCACAACAGTGTCAACGGCGTGTACGTGGAGACGAAGAACCTCGGTGCCGGGTTGGCCGACTATCCGTTCCAGTTGCAGGTCCAGTGCGGCGGGCTGACGGTGGCGAGCGACTACTCGGGCAACTTCGTCCGGGGCAGCGGCGTCACCGCGTTCACCCGCCTCGGCGTCGGGCGTTACGAAGCGACGTTCGACCGGAACGTCGCCGGCTGCTCGTACGTCGCGACGGTGGCGGACCCCGGCAGGAACCTCGTCTACTCCCCGGGTCTCGTCTTCACCGCCGGTGGGCACAGCAGCCCGAACGGCGTCTACGTCGAGACGAAGAACCCCGGCGGCGGGCTGGCCGACTACCCGTTCCAGCTGCAGGTCGCCTGCTGATCAGGTTCCGCTTCAGCCGAGGGGCCGCCCCGCGCTTTCGAACCGCGCGGAGGCGGCCCTGAGGGCGTCGAGGCACGCGCGCACCGCACCGCGATCCTCTTCGCCCGCCCGGCAGATCGCGTAGATGGTCCGGGTCAGCGCCGGGCGCGTCGCCAGGATCCGGACGCCCTCGGGTTGCTGCTCCCGGGCCAGGCGCGGCACCAGCGCGGCGCCGACGTTGCCCGCCACCAGCGCCAGCTGCGTCGGGTACGCGCCGACCGTGCAGCTGATCCGCGGCTCGAGGCGTTGCTTGCGCAGCACCTGCACCAGCCACTCGTAGCAGCCCGATCCGGCGCTCCAGCCGATCCACGGCAGATCGTCCACTTCGGACAGATCGACCGTCTTGCGGTGCGCGAGGCGGTGCCCGGCGGGCAGTGCGAGGTCGGCGACGTCGGAGAACAACGCGATCCGCGTCGTCGCGGGCGGGAGCACCGTCGGGCGGTCCGCCCAGCTCTCCAGCACCGCGACGTCGAGGTCGCCGGCCAGCACGCGGGGCATCGTCTGCTCCGCCTCGCCTTCGTGCAGGGTCACGGCCAGCCGCGGGTGCTGCGCCGCGAGCGTCGCCAGCGCGGGCGGCAGCAGCGCGTGCACCGTCGTCGGGATCGCGCCGACCCGCAGCGGCCCGATGACGTCCTCGCGCAGCAGGTCCAGGTCCGCTTTCGCCTCGGCCACCTGCGCCAGGATCCGCTCGGCGTGCCCGGCCAGCACCTGGCCCGCCTTGGTCAGCCGGACACCACGGCCGCGCGGCTCCAGCAGCCGCTGCCCGGCCTCCCGTTCCAGCTTCGCCAGCTGCTGCGACACCCCCGACGGCGTGACGTGCAGGGACGCAGCCGCCGCAGCGACCGAGCCCTGGGTGGCGACGGCGTGCAGCGCACGCATCCGCTCGAGTCCGAACACAGTAGCGATACTACCGGGTTTCCCGCAGAAACATTCGCTTGTCCTTGACAGTCGTGACCCGCACGCTGGAGGCGTGACCACGACCGAGCCCCGTTCCACGACCGCGCCGTTCACCGAGCGCTTCGACCCGCGCCTGCTGGCCGCGCTCGGCAGCTTCTGCATCTCCCTGTCGTCGGTCTTCATCAAGGTCTCGCACGCCAGCGGCAGCACGAGCGCGTTCTGGCGGTGCCTGCTGGCCCT of the Amycolatopsis sp. NBC_01488 genome contains:
- a CDS encoding LysR family transcriptional regulator, producing the protein MFGLERMRALHAVATQGSVAAAAASLHVTPSGVSQQLAKLEREAGQRLLEPRGRGVRLTKAGQVLAGHAERILAQVAEAKADLDLLREDVIGPLRVGAIPTTVHALLPPALATLAAQHPRLAVTLHEGEAEQTMPRVLAGDLDVAVLESWADRPTVLPPATTRIALFSDVADLALPAGHRLAHRKTVDLSEVDDLPWIGWSAGSGCYEWLVQVLRKQRLEPRISCTVGAYPTQLALVAGNVGAALVPRLAREQQPEGVRILATRPALTRTIYAICRAGEEDRGAVRACLDALRAASARFESAGRPLG